The genomic window GGGAATTCTGCGGGAACGGGTTCGGGCGCGTGACCGGCGGCAGCCCGAGCCGGGCGGCCTCGCGGTCGAGATCGCGCCACATGTTGCGGCCCTTGACCGGGTAGAGGGTGAAGGGCGAGTTGGTCCACCCCTGCGCCGCGAAGATCGGCCCGAGCAGGAAAGGGCGCCAGCGCAACGACACGCCGGCCGCCTCCGCCAGCGCCTCGATCCGCATCGCGGAGAGGTAGGAATAGGTCGAGGCGAAGTCGTACCAGAATTCCAGGGTCGGCCGCCGCGGCATTCGTCGGTTCTCCGGTCGTCGCGCCCGTCCTGCCGGTGACCCTACCGCCTTCGATGGCGCGCGCCGGAGCAGGACGGCTCGGAGACGGGGCAACGGGCATGCCACCCCGCCGGTTGCGCGCCGCGCGCCTCCGCTGTTAATCCGCCTCGACCCTGTTGCCCGAGCCCGCCATCATGTCCGACGCCTCCCCGAACAAATCCGTCAAGAAGGTCGTGCTGGCCTATTCCGGCGGCCTCGACACCTCGATCATCCTGAAGTGGCTCCAGACCACCTACGGCTGCGAGGTGGTGACGTTCACCGCCGATCTCGGCCAGGGAGAGGAACTGGAACCGGCCCGCAGGAAGGCGGAGCTGCTCGGCATCAAGCCGGAGAACATCTTCATCGAGGATCTGCGCGAGGAATTCGTGCGCGACTACGTGTTCCCGATGTTCCGCGCCAACGCCGTCTACGAGGGCGTCTATCTGCTCGGCACCTCGATCGCCCGGCCGCTCATCGCCAGGAAGCAGATCGAGATCGCGGAAGCGGTCGGGGCGGACGCCGTCTGTCACGGCGCCACCGGCAAGGGCAACGATCAGGTCCGGTTCGAACTCGGCTACTACGCGCTCAAGCCCGACGTGACGGTGATCGCCCCCTGGCGCGAATGGGACCTGCGCTCGCGCGAGCAACTGATCGCGTTCGCCGAACGGAACCAGATCCCGATCGCCAAGGACAAGCGCGGCGAGAGCCCGTTCTCGGTCGACGCCAACCTCCTGCACGCCTCCTCCGAGGGCAAGGTGCTGGAGGATCCGGCTACGGAAGTGCCGGATTACGTCTACTCGCGCACGCTCTCCCCCGAGGAGGCGCCGGACCGGCCGACCGTGATCGCCATCGGCTTCGAGCGGGGGGACGCCGTCTCGATCGACGGCGAACGCCTCTCGCCCGCGACCCTGCTGGCGAAGCTGAACGAACTGGGACGGGCCAACGGCATCGGCCGGCTCGATCTGGTCGAGAACCGCTTCGTCGGCATGAAGAGCCGCGGCATGTACGAGACGCCCGGCGGCACCATCCTGCTGCCGGCCCACCGCGCCATCGAATCGATCACGCTCGACCGCGGCGCGGCGCATCTCAAGGATCAGTTGATGCCGCAATACGCGGAGCTGATCTACAACGGCTTCTGGTTCTCGCCGGAGCGGGAGATGCTCCAGGCGCTGATCGACAGGAGCCAGGAGAAGGTGACCGGCACCGTGCGGCTCAAGCTCTACAAGGGCGGCGTCCACGTCATCGGCCGGGAGAGCCCGCACTCGCTCTACGACCAGGATCTCGTCACCTTCGAGGAGGGCGCCGTCGCCTACGACCACCGCGACGCGGCGGGCTTCATCAAGCTCAACGCGCTCCGGCTGCGGACGCTGGCGCAGCGGAAGAAGCGCGAGGGGTGAGACGGCTTCCGGTTGCTGACTTCGGCCTCTCCTGCGTCATCGCGAGGCGAAGCCGTGGCGATCCAGGGCGCGCCCTGTCCGGACCTGTCGCGCCCTGGATCGCTTCGCGGCCGCTCGCGAGGACGGAGGGGGGCCAAACCCGAAGCGATCGATCGGAAACGGTATGAGACGGCTTCCGACGGTTCAGGCCCTGGGGTCCGGTTTCGCCGGATCGCAGGCGCCCGGTGATCGGACGCCGATGGCGACTCGTCCGTGAGCCTCGCGCCGCTGGATGGCTTCGGCTCCGCCTCGCGATGACGCGGAGGGCGTTCCACACCGTCCTTGCGAGCCGTCAGGCGAAGCCATCCAGGACCGCGACGCAAGACGGACGAGGCGTTCCAGGGGGGCGACACCATTCACCGGCCGTATCGGCCGAAGCCGCGCAATGATTTCATCCGACCGCGATCGATGGGCCGCCGCTTCATCGACGCGGCGGAAGCGGATCATGCCGCTTCCCAGCCGCCCGCGCCCTGCCGGAACGGTCCCGGCCCGAGGTCGCCGTAGCGCAGAAAGATCTGCATGACCGGCTGCATCTCGCGGTGCAGGCGCTCCAGGCGGCTCTCCTGCGCATCCGACATCACGGCACGGCCGTCGGCGTCCTTCGCAGGCGGCTCGCCGAGATGGACCGCCATCTCCACCGTGTACCACGTCATGTCGCCGTAGGGCCGCTTCGGATCGACGCTCGGCACGTCGTACTCGTCGTCCCATTCGAGGCTCAGATGCGGCAGCAGCCGCAGATGCGCGTCGGTCACTTCGAAGGTGATGTGCTCGGGCGTCTCGCCGGTGGCCGCGTCGCGGAACACGTCGAAGACGTCGGCCGAATCGAGCTTGGCCAGCGGGTTGTGGTACTGGTAGCGGCCGGGCTTGAGCACCGCGTTCCGCAGGAACGCGGCGAGGGCGTCGCCCATCGCCCGGTGTTCCTCGTCCGCGCCCTCGTCGTCGCCGGTGACGTTGAAGATGTCGCCGTCGCGGTCGGTGCTGCCGTAGGGCGCGTCGGGGTGGATCATCGGCGCGCCGGACTCGGCGCCGTTCCAGGCCACCACCATCCGCCGGATCAGCGCGATGCGCTCCAGCGTCAGGTCGAAGGTGTCCGTCTCGCTCATGTCGCCGGTCTGCCTCTCGCGCCGCCCGGAAGCCGGATGTCCCGGGTTCCACGCTCAGTGGCGCGGCGCGCGGCTTCGCGCAAGCGGTGCGAGAGCTCAGGCCAGGGCAATCGCTTCAAGCGATTGCCCTGGGTTTTTTGCAAGCCTCAGACGCCGGCGCCCGCGTCCGCGGGCTCAGGCTTTCGCTCCGCTTGATGCTTTTCAGGACATCCGTCCTGAAAAGCCCGCTCCGCGCGGCGCTCTTCGCGCCGCGAAGCCGCTCATGCGGCTTCGAGCGATGGCCCTGGAACTCAGGCCGCCGGCTTCACCGCCTCGCGGGCGACGAGGGCGGCGACCGCCTCGGGCAGGGCGTCGAAGTGGTCGATGACCCAATCGGGCCCGAGGTCGCGCATCGGCACCGGGGTGTAGCCGAAGGTGACGCCGACGACCGGGATGCCGGCGGCCCTGGCCGCGGCGACGTCGGCCTTCGAATCACCCACCATCACCGCGCGGGCGGGATCGCCCCCGGCGCGCTCGACGGTCGCGGTGATGTGGCGCGGGTCGGGCTTCGAGAAGGCGAAGGTCTCCTTGCCGACGATCGTTGCGAAGCGGCCGGCGATGCCGAGGGCCTCCAGCAGCGCCACGGCGTGGGACTCGACCTTGTTGGTGCAGACCGCGAGGCGAAAACCCTCCGCCTCGAGCCGGTCGAGGGCGCCGACCACCCCGGGGAAGAGATGGGAATTGTCGGTGAGGTGGGCGCCGTAATGGGCGAGGAAATCCTGGAACAGCGTCTCCAGCCGCTCCGGCGTCAGGGGGGCGCCGGCGACCGCGAAGCCGCGCTGGATCAGGGCGCGGGCGCCGGCACCCAAGAGGTCGCGGGCCTGTTCCGGGGGCAGCGGCGCGTGACCCTCGCGGGCGAGGATGACGTTGAGGGTGCCGATCAGGTCGCCCGCGGTCTCGGCGAGGGTGCCGTCGAGATCGAACACGACGAGGGGGGGGCTGTGGGCGGTCATCGGCGTCCCGGCTGGTTCCATCGTCAAGCTGGCTAGCGGTCGTGTCCCGCACGATCAACCCTGGCGGTTGACGCGCGGTTAGCGCAGGCCGCCGGTGTTGCTTCCCGGCCCAAGCTCCGCCACGGAGCGGGTGCTTGATCGCCGCCTCGCCGATTCGACGCCGCCCCGCCCCCTCCGTTCCGCAAGAAGACGAAATCCGCAGCCATGCGCCTCACCCCGAGCCCGTCCCTCGCGCGCCTGTCCACCCTTGCGGCCGTCGCCGCGCTCGCCGGCCTGCCGCAGGCCGCCCGCGCCGCCGGCCCCTACGAGTTCGTGGCGGCGCCCGCGGTCGACCTGAACCGGATCTACCGGATCGACCGCTCCACCGGCGAAGTCACCTCGTGCCAGTACGGCCTGCGCGACGACAGCGTCGGCGTCACCCTGTGCTTCGCGGCCGGGGAGGGGGCCGGGCCGCAGGCGCCGGGCGAGTACGGTCTGATCGCCTCGCGCCATGCCCGCGAATCCGGGATCTACCGGGTCAATTACCGCACCGGTGAGACCAGCGCCTGCTACGTCCAGATCCGCCAGGAACTGGTGGTCTGCACCGAGCAGGCCGGCCCGCCTCCGGCCGGCACCGCGAGCGGGGCGGGCGCGGCCGCGACCGGCCCGGCCCCCGGCCGTGCCGGCCCGAGCGCCACGCCGCCGCAGGGGACGCGGCCCTGAGCCGAAGAGCGGCAAGTCCGGTGTCCGGCCGTGCCGATCCGCCCGTCCGCGCCTCCGTCGTCATTCCGGGGCGCTGATTAAGCGAACCCGGAACCCATGATACGACTCCGGTCGATGCGTTCGGCCTGTGTGTCCTTGCGAGGCGAAGCCGTGGCCATCCAGGGCGCGCCCTTTCCGGACCTGTCGCGCCCTGGATCGCTTCGCGGCCGCTCGCGATGACGGAGGGGGGCCAAACCCGAAGCGATCGATCGGAAACGGTATGATCGGGCGAGGCCGGACTACCATCGGCATCGCGGCTGGATTCCGGAGCCGTGAACCCGCGTTCGGAACCCTAACCACCACGCGTCCGGCTTTTGCCGCGGCCGGCAGGCGTGCTAGGGCCTGCCCTCCCCGATACCGCCAGATCCGACGGTCCGATGCAGCCGATGAACCCGCTTCCCGAGGTCGTTTCGTGAGCGCGCCGGATCTGAAACGGGCGGCGGCGGCGCGCGCCGTCACCCTGGTCGAGGACGGGATGCGCCTCGGCATCGGCACGGGCAGCACCGCGGCGGCCCTCATCGTGCTGCTGGGCGAGCGGGTGCGCGCCGGGCTCGACGTCGTCGGGGTGCCGACCTCGGAGGCGACCCGCATCGCCTGCGAGCGCGAGGGCATCCGCCTCGCGACCCTGGAGGAACTGCCCGAACTCGATCTCACCATCGACGGCGCCGACGAGGTCGACGGCAGCCTGCGCCTGATCAAGGGCGGGGGCGCCGCCCTGCTGCGCGAAAAGATCGTCGCGGTGGCGAGCCGCCGCATGGTGGTGATCGCCGACGCGTGCAAGCGGGTCGAGACGCTGGGCGCCTTCCCGCTGCCGGTCGAGGTCAACCTGTTCGGCCTCGGCGCGACGACCCGCGCCGTCGAGGCGGCGGTGGCGCGGGCTGCTTGCGCGGGCGAGGTCGTGCGCCGGGTCGACGGCGCCGGCCGGCCCGTCCTCACCGATGGCGGCCACGCCCTCCTCGACCTGCGCCTCGGCCGCATCCCCGATCCGGAGGAGCTGTCCGCCCGGCTCTGGGCGGTGCCCGGCGTGGTCGAGCACGGCCTGTTCCTCGGTATCGCCGACGCGGCCATCCTCGCCGAGGACGCGGGCGGCGCGGCCGTGGTCAGCGTCCTCGGAAACCTCTGATTTCCTCGTCCCGGTCTCCCATTCTTCCGGAGCTTCTCCCGCATGTTCCCCCGTCTCGCCGCCCTGGGCGGTCCCGTTCTCGCGGCCCTGCTGGCGCAGGCCGCCCTGGCCCCTGCGGCGCTGGCGCAGCAGCCGGGCGCCAAGCCTCCGGCCGCCTCCTCGAAGCCGACCGCGAAGCCCGGCTCGGCGCCGCCCCAGGCCCCGGCGCCCGAGCCCGAGCCGAGCCCGTCCCACCTCGCGCTGGCGCGCGAGGTGATGCTGAGTTCCGGCATCGCCCGCTCGTTCGACGCGATCATCCCGACCATGGCCGAGCAGATCCGCAAGAACGCGGTGACGCGACCCGATCTCGCCAAGGATCTCGACGAGGTGCTGAAGAGCCTCGCGCCCGAGATGGACATGCAGAAGCAGCGGCTGATCACCATCGCCGCGCGGATCTACGCCAAGCGCCTCAGCGAGGATGAGCTGAAGGACATCGTCGCCTTCTTCCGCTCGTCCGCGGGCAAGCGTTACGTCGAGACCCAGCCGCAGATCCTCGACGACATGGTCGGCGCCATGCAGGACTGGACCCAGGAGGTCTCGGAATACATCATGGTCCGCACCCGCGCCGAGATGGGCAAGCGCGGCCACCAGCTCCAGTGATCGCCGGCCCCGCCGCGGCGGCGCGTCTCCACGCCGCCGGCACGCTCGCGCTGGCGCTGGTCGCCCCGGCGATGGCGCTCGCCAACCGGTCGAGCCCGCTCGTCGTCGGCCTCGCCGCGCTGCTGTTCCTCGCCGGTGCCGTCGCCGAGCGCGGCGAGCGCACCGTCGACCTGCTCGCCCCCCTGCGCGGCCCGCTCGGCCTCGCCGCGCTGGCCTTCCTCGGCTGGTGCGCCGTCTCGCTGGCCTGGAGCCCGTTTCCCGGCCTGTGGGCCCGGGTGCTGACGGAGTTCCTGCCGACGCTGACCGCCGCCGCGATCCTCGCCCGGCTCGGCCCCTCCCGGCTGCCGCCGTGGGGTTTGCCGCTCGCCGCCTGTCTGCTCGCGCTCGCCTGCCTCTCCATCGCGGGGAGCCTCGCCCTCGGCCTCGCGCCGCAGGTCTGGCTCGGGCAGCGCGCGGCCCTGTTCATGTTCAACCGGCCGCTGCTGACGGTGCTGCTGCTGGCCGGGCCGCTCGCCGCCTTCCTCGCCCTGCGCGGGCAGGGAATCGCCGCCCTGGCCCTGCTGGCGGTCGCCGCCCTCGCGATCCTGCGCTCGATCAGCGGCGCGGCGGCGCTCGGGCTTCTCGCCGGTGGGCTGATGTTCGGTGTGGGGCGGTTCGCGCCGAAACCCGTCGCGCTCGGCCTCGCCGCATCCACCGTCGCGCTCGCCTTCGCCCTGGCGCCGGTCGAGGGCGATGTCCTCCACCGCTTCATGCCGGAGGCGGCGCACGAGCGGCTGGTCCAGAGCTCGTCGCGGGCGCGGGTCGTCATCGCCCGGAGTTTTGGCGCGGCGGTACGCCAAGCGCCCTGGATCGGCTCGGGCTTCGGCATGGCGGCGCGCTTCCCCGAAGTGCCGGCGGCGGCCGCGCTGGAGCCGGAGAGGCGGGCGATGCTGGCCGTCGGCCACCCGCACAACAGCTTCCTCCAGATCTGGGCCGAACTCGGCCTCGTCGGCGCCGTCCTGGCGGCCCTCGTCGCGTTCCTGGCCCTGAGAGCGGCGGCAGCCCTGCCGCGGCTCCTGTTCGCCACCGCCCTCGGCCTCCTCGGGGCGGCGGTGGCGGTGATGTTCGTCGAGCACGGCGCGTGGCAGGGGTGGTGGACGGCGGGCTGCGGGGCCGCCATCACATGGCTGCGGGCGGCGGCCTACGCCCGGCCCGCGCACGAGAGTGCATGAACGAGGGCGCATGAGCGAGACCGAGATGAGCCAGTCCTTCGACGTCGACCTGTTCGTGATCGGCGGCGGTTCGGGCGGGGTGCGGGCGGCCCGCATCGCCGCCGGCCACGGCGCGCGGGTGATGCTGGCGGAAGAAGACCGCGTCGGCGGCACCTGCGTGATCCGCGGCTGCGTGCCGAAGAAGCTGATGGTCTATGCCGGCCGCTTCACCGACGCGTTCGAGGACGCCGCCGGCTTCGGCTGGCGCCTGGAGCCGCCCTCCTTCGACTGGACCGCCCTGAAGCGCGCCCGCGACGCCGAGGTGGCGCGGCTGGAGGGCATCTACGGGCGCAACCTCGCGAGCGCCGGCGTCGCGGTGGTGGCCGACCGAGCGGTGATCGAGGATGCGCACACGGTGCGCCTCGTCGACGCCGACCGGCGCGTGAGCGCGCGGGTCATCCTGATCGCGACCGGCGCGACGCCGGTGCGCGAGCCGGTCATCCCCGGCGCGGAACTCGCCATCGACTCGAACGGCGTGTTCGAACTGGAGCGCCGGCCCGAGCGCATCCTCGTCGTCGGCGGCGGCTACATCGCCGTCGAGTTCGCCGGCGTCTTCGCCGGCCTCGGCTCGAAGACGACGCTGCTGCACCGGGGCAAGAGCCTGCTGCGCGGCTTCGACCCGGAGATCGCGACCGCGCTCGGCGAGGCTTACGCCCAGCGGATGGACCTGCGCCTGGAGCGTACCGTCGAGCGCCTGGAGCGCGACGGCGATGCGATCCGCGCGACCTTGGGCGACGGCCAAGACCTCACCGTCGACTGCGTGCTGATGGCCACCGGCCGGCGCCCGAACGTCGCGGGTCTCGGCCTGGAAAAGGTCGGCATCGGGCTCGACGTGCGCGGCGCGATCCCCGTCGAGGCGGATTCGCGCACCCGCGTGCCCTCGATCTACGCGATCGGCGACGTGAACGGCCGCGCGGCGCTGACCCCCGTCGCGATCCGCGAGGGCCACGCCTTCGCCGACACGGTGTTCGGCGGCAAACCCTGGTGCGTCGATCACCGCCTGATCGCCACCGCCGTGTTCTCGACGCCGGAGATCGGCGTGATCGGCCACAACGAGGACGTGGCGCGGCGCTGCTACGAGGCGATCGACGTCTACAAGGCGAGCTTCCGCCCGATGAAGGCGACGCTCTCGGGCCGCGACGAGCGGGTGCTGATGAAGCTCTTGGTCGACCGCGCCAGCGACCGGGTGGTCGGCGTCCACGTGATGGGGCCGGATGCCGGCGAGATCATCCAGGCGGTCGGCATCGCCGTCACCATGGGTGCGACCAAGGCCGATTTCGACCGCACCATCGCCGTGCATCCGACGCTCGGCGAGGAACTGGTGACGATGCGCACGCCGTTCGTGGTCAAGCATCCGGTCGGGGTGGGGTAGGACAACCGGCCCGAGGGCGCCTCTCTCGAGACGCCCCCTCGAACGCAGCAGCGCCGCATCGCTCGGCGGGTTTCGATCGGTCGCTTACTTCGCGGGTCGCTTACTTCGCAGTCTTGGCCTCGTGCGACGAGCCTGCATTTTGTGCGTTCGTCTTCGCATCCGTCGCGTGAGCCGCCTTTTGCGGGAGACCGACCGCGTCGATCACGTCGAAGCGCATCCGATCCTCCGCGGTTTTCAGCAGCGCGTTCGCCTCGTAGTACTTGCCCTGCTCGATCAGCGCTGCGGCCTGATCGATATCCGTCGCGGTCTTGTCGAGCGGCAAGACCGCCATGATGAAGTTGACATCGACGTCGGCAAGCTTGAGTTTTTCCAGCGCGGCCTTCTTGTCTCCCTTCATGAGGCTCTTGTTCGCGTCCGTCACCGCGGAGGCCTTGGCTGGCGTCGCCTGGAAATCCTCGCCGAGCGTCAGTTGCGCATCGACCGGGAGCCAGGCGATCTGCTCCGATGAGGGAATCTTCTTGTCGGGCGTTTTGTCCGTCGCTTTGGCCGAAGCCGACAGGTCGGCCGGTGTCTTGAGGTCGGCCTCCGCCTTGTTGAACACGGCGTCGTCCGTCTTCGCCTTCGCCAGCGCCGCCTTGGCTTTGCCGATGAAGTCCTTCGCCTGGGCGGGGGCGGCATCGAAGATGGCGACGCGGGCGAGGTGCATGTCGCGGAACGCCTGAGCGCCGTCCTTCGAGAGCTTGCCGACATCCTTGTCGACGGCCTTCTGGGCCGGTGTCTCCTTCGTGACCGCCGGCGGCGTTGCCTGCTCGGCAGCGAGGGCCGCACCACCCAGAACAGTCGTCGCCAAGAGGGCGACAGCAAGGGATCTCCGGTAGGACATGGCAAGTCCAATCTTGGTTTGGTTGCTTTCATTTGTTTGTGTCGAGTGTCGTCGCTCGACTTATATTAAAGTCCTGCCGGAAAACCCCGTTGCCGAAGTAAAGGATTAAAATATGTTAATGTTCTCTCCGCCTGAGGGATCGGTTGAAGGCGCCCGTCGTCATCGAATCCGACCGAGGCCACGGAGAGTGCCGGTCGGCTCCGTGCCTTCACGAGGCATCGGTGACGGATCCGAAATCGTCGCCGAACGGAGCTTCGAAGTCGCCGTCGCAACCCTTCTGCCGCACCGTCTCGTCTGCCGGATGAGGCCGCTACTCCGCCGCCGGCAGGCTCAGCGACAGCAGCCGCGCGGTGCGCGTCCGCCCGCCGTTTCCCGGCTCACCCCCCGGCTCGAAGGCCCGGCGGCCGTCGTCCAGGGCGCCGTTGACCGCGTCGATGGCGAGGATCAGGGCGCTGATCATCCGCGAGTCGATGCTGCGCTCGCGGGCCTGCCTCACCACGTCGGCGATGAGCGCGTCGGTCTCGTGGGTCAGCGTTTCGAGGGCGGCGGCCGACTGTGCCGTGCGGGCCTCCGCCAGGATGTCGAGCAGCCGGTCGAGGATCACGTCGATGCGCTCGCGCCGCTTGCGGGCGAGCCGCTGGCCGAGCCACGCCACGCCCGAGCCCAGCGTGCCGCCGAAGAAGGCGAACAGGTAGATCCAGTCCTCGTAGCGGTCGAGGAAGGTCTGCTGCTCGCGCTCGAAGTAGTCGACCGCGCCGGGGTGGTTGGGGAGCTGGGCGCTCGTGGCGGTGACGGTGGTGTCGTAGTCCGGCGGCTTCATCTGGTGGGCGATCGGCGCGGCGGCGGCGAGCCGCGAGCGCCATTCGAACAGGTGCTGCACGACCGAAGCGACGGCCACGCGGCTCACCGCGCCGCGGGCCATCAGGCGATAGGAGACGCCCACGGTCTCGACATCCTCCTCCGGCCGCTTCGGCCGCCCGCCGAAGGTGCCCGCGGACAGGGTGACCGCCTGGAGCGCCGGCATGCGCTGCACGATCGCCTTGCCGTCCGGCACGCTGACGAGGGTGACCTTGCGTTCCGGCGAGGCCGCCTCGACCGCGCGCAGCATGCCCTGCGCCGGCTTGGCGGTGGGGGAGGCGATGATCGCCACCGCGTCGACCCGCTTCGCCTCCAGGGCCTGGGCGACTTCGGTGGCCTTCAGCGGCACGAGGCCGACATGCCCCGCCGCGAGCGGCTGGGTGCCCAGGGCGTCGTCCTCGGAGGCCGCCTTGAAGTCGTAGAAGTCGAGCAGGCTCGTCAGCACCGGCAGGTCGGCGACGTGGCGCGTCACCACGCCGAGGCGCCGGGTCGAGAGATCGGAGAAGCTCTCGATCTCGGCGGCCTCGGGCGCGGCGACGATCAGCGCCTCGTCGTGGAGGATCGCCAGCGTCAGGCCGTTGTCCGGCAGCTTCACGTCGGGCCGCACCACGGCGAGATCCGCCTTGCCCTGCTCCAGCGCGGCGGCGCTGTCGCGCACGTCGTCGAACGGCACGACCCGCAGGCGCACGTCTTCGCGGTTGCGGCTCAGCGCCCGGGCGTAGGTCTCGATCAGGGCGGCCTCCGCGCCGTCGCGGGGGCCCACCGCCACGGTCAGCAGGGCGGGGCGGGAGAAATAGACGACGAGGCCGGCGACGGCCGCGAACCCGAGGGCCAGCAGCACGAACAGCCATTCGCGTCTCATGAGGATGGCCGCCATGCGGCGGCGGAGCCCTCGAAATCGCGTGCGATCCATCCAAGATTCATGAATCGAAAACCTGTCCGGATCGTGAAGAACGGATGATGGCCCGCACCGGTTCACCCGAACGCCAAGCAAGGCCCGAGCCGCCGGTCACCGCGGCGTGGCTCGAACGCGTGGCCCTGCACTACCTCGATCGCTACGGCGCCTCGACCGAGATGCTGCGCCGGGTGCTGGCGCGCCGGGTCGAGCGCCGCTGCCGCGCCCGCGAGGAGGACCCGGCGACGCACGCGAACGTGATCGACGAGGTCGTCGCCCGCTCGCGGCGCGCCGGTCTGGTGGACGATGCGCGCTTCGCCGCCGCCCGCCTGCGGGGCCTGAGGAGGCGCGGAACCTCGACCCGGCAGGCGCAGGTGCGGCTCGCCGCCAAGGGGATCGACGCCGGCACGATCGCCGAGGCGCTTGCCGAGGAGCGCGACGCGTCCGCCGTCCCCGGGGAGGGCGGGGCCGATACCGAGGAGCGGGCGGCCCAGGCCTATGCCCGCCGCCGCCGCCTCGGCCCCTACCGCCGCCCCGGGACCCGCGAGGCCCACCGCGACCGGGATCTCGCCGCCATGGCACGGGCCGGCTTCTCCTACGGGCTCGCCAGGGCCGTGATCGGCGGCGAGGGCGACGCGGAGGCGCTGACGGCCGACGAAGATTGAGGGTTCGAGCCCCTCGACTTGCGCGGTCCTCGCTCCACCTCGCCTGCGACGCGGAGCGGCATCCGCTCCGGATCCTTCGGCGATCGCCGGCGGATCCGAATTTCTGTTGTGACGCGCTCTGTTCGCGCCGAACCGGTGATCACTCCCGGTGACCACTTCGGCG from Methylorubrum populi includes these protein-coding regions:
- a CDS encoding RecX family transcriptional regulator; translation: MMARTGSPERQARPEPPVTAAWLERVALHYLDRYGASTEMLRRVLARRVERRCRAREEDPATHANVIDEVVARSRRAGLVDDARFAAARLRGLRRRGTSTRQAQVRLAAKGIDAGTIAEALAEERDASAVPGEGGADTEERAAQAYARRRRLGPYRRPGTREAHRDRDLAAMARAGFSYGLARAVIGGEGDAEALTADED